In the genome of Streptomyces sp. P3, the window GGCGAGGAGCAGCGCATGATCGTCGAGGCGCAGGCTCTCGTGGAACTCGAGGCGGACTCCGAGGAGGACCTCGCGGAGGCCGAGGAGAAACTCCTGCAGGACGAGGAGAACGGGCCGCCGATGCTGCGCGTCCGGCTCAGCGGCTCCCAGGCCAGGGCCTTCGCCAAACGCGCCCTCGACGTCGTCAACGCCGGCCGCCCGCCGTGCCCGCTGTGCAGTCTGCCGCTCGACCCGGAAGGACATGTATGTCCGCGCCAGAACGGATACCGCCGGGGGGCGTGACGACCACCGACCCCGCCACCGCCGCACTCCTCGCGCATGGTGAGCTCACCGTCCGCGGACGCATCCGTGAGGCCTCGAACGCGGCGCTGTACTGCACGATCGCCCACGAGGGCCGGGAGGCCGCCTGTGTCTACAAGCCCGTCGCCGGCGAGCGGCCGCTGTGGGACTTCCCCGACGGCACCCTCGCCGGGCGCGAGGCGGCCGCCTACGAGGTCTCCGAGGCCACCGGCTGGGGCCTCGTGCCGCCGACCGTCCTGCGGGAGGGACCGTACGGCGAGGGCATGTGCCAGCTGTGGATCGAGACGGCCCCCGAGGCCGAGCTGCTCGCCCTCGTCGAGGCGGAGGAACCCGGGCCCGGCTGGAAGGCCGTCGGGTTCGCCGAGGTCGGCGAGGGGCGCACCGCGCTCCTGGTGCACGCCGACGACGAGCGGCTCAGGCGGCTGGCCGTCCTCGACGCGGTGATCAACAACGCCGACCGCAAGGGCGGCCATCTGCTGCCCACCGCGGACGGCCGGCTCTACGGCATCGACCACGGCGTCGCCTTCAACGCCGAGAACAAGCTGCGCACCCTGCTGTGGGGCTGGGCGGGGGAGCCGCTGACCGGCGAGGCCGTGGAGGTGCTCAAGAGCCTCAAGGGCGCCCTGGAACCGGGCGGGCGGCTGACGGCCGCCCTGACCGCGCTGATCACCCCCGCCGAAATCGACGCCACGCGCGCGCGTACCGAGGCGCTGCTGGAGTCGGGCACCCACCCGGAGCCGTCCGGTGAGTGGCCGGCGATCCCCTGGCCTCCCGTGTAGCCGTCCCCGGCCTCCCGTGCAGCCGTCCCCGGCCCTCGGGGGCGTCCTCCCGGAGCGCTCTCGCGGGCACGTCGGCCGGGATCGCACAAGAACGCCTTCCCGGCCATCCGGCCCGCTCCGGTTCGTACCCGCAACTTCCGTCCGGTTAGGCTCATGACATGCATGCCTGGCCCGCTTCCGAGGTCCCCGCCCTGCCTGGTCAGGGCCGCGACCTGAGGATCCACGACACCGCGACCGGCGGTCTGGTCTCCCTCGACCCCGGTCCCGTCGCCCGTATCTACGTCTGCGGCATCACGCCGTACGACGCGACCCACATCGGTCACGCGGCGACCTACAACGCGTTCGACCTCGTTCAGCGCGTGTGGCTCGACACCAAGCGGCAGGTCCACTACGTCCAGAACGTGACCGACGTCGACGATCCGCTGCTGGAGCGAGCCGAGCGCGACGGCGTCGACTGGGTCGCCCTGGCCGAGAAGGAGACGGCCCTCTTCCGCGAGGACATGACCGCCCTGCGGATGCTCCCGCCGCGGGACTACATAGGCGCCGTCGAGGCGATACCCGGGATCGTCCCGCTCGTCGAGCGCCTGCGGGACGCGGGCGCCGCCTACGAACTCGAGGGCGACGTCTACTTCTCCGTCGAGTCCGACCCGCACTTCGGCCGGGTCTCGAACCTGGACGCGGCGGCCATGCGGCTGCTGTCCGCCGAGCGCGGCGGCGACCCGGACCGCCCGGGCAAGAAGAACCCGCTCGACCCGATGCTGTGGATGGCCGCCCGCGAGGGCGAGCCCAGCTGGGACGGCGGCTCGCTCGGCCGGGGCCGCCCCGGCTGGCACATCGAGTGCGTGGCCATCGCGCTGGACCACCTCGGGATGGGCTTCGACGTGCAGGGCGGCGGCTCGGACCTCGCCTTCCCGCACCACGAGATGGGCGCCTCCCACGCCCAGGCGCTGACCGGCGAGTTCCCGATGGCCAAGGCGTACGTCCACGCCGGCATGGTCGCCCTCGACGGCGAGAAGATGTCGAAGTCCCGCGGCAACCTCGTCTTCGTCTCCCGGCTGCGGCAGGACGGCGTCGACCCCGCGGCGATCCGGCTCACCCTTCTCGCCCACCACTACCGTGCCGACTGGGAGTGGACCGACCAGGTCCTGGCGGACGCCGAGGCCCGGCTCGGCCGCTGGCGCGCCGCGGTCTCCCGGCCCGACGGGCCGCCCGCCGAGGCTCTCGTCGACGAGGTCCGGGCAGCCCTCGCCGACGACCTCGACGCCCCCGCCGCGCTGGCCGCCGTCGACCGCTGGGCCGCGCTCCAGCAGGAGCGGGGCGGCACCGACATCGGCGCACCC includes:
- a CDS encoding SCO1664 family protein — translated: MTTTDPATAALLAHGELTVRGRIREASNAALYCTIAHEGREAACVYKPVAGERPLWDFPDGTLAGREAAAYEVSEATGWGLVPPTVLREGPYGEGMCQLWIETAPEAELLALVEAEEPGPGWKAVGFAEVGEGRTALLVHADDERLRRLAVLDAVINNADRKGGHLLPTADGRLYGIDHGVAFNAENKLRTLLWGWAGEPLTGEAVEVLKSLKGALEPGGRLTAALTALITPAEIDATRARTEALLESGTHPEPSGEWPAIPWPPV
- the mshC gene encoding cysteine--1-D-myo-inosityl 2-amino-2-deoxy-alpha-D-glucopyranoside ligase; translation: MHAWPASEVPALPGQGRDLRIHDTATGGLVSLDPGPVARIYVCGITPYDATHIGHAATYNAFDLVQRVWLDTKRQVHYVQNVTDVDDPLLERAERDGVDWVALAEKETALFREDMTALRMLPPRDYIGAVEAIPGIVPLVERLRDAGAAYELEGDVYFSVESDPHFGRVSNLDAAAMRLLSAERGGDPDRPGKKNPLDPMLWMAAREGEPSWDGGSLGRGRPGWHIECVAIALDHLGMGFDVQGGGSDLAFPHHEMGASHAQALTGEFPMAKAYVHAGMVALDGEKMSKSRGNLVFVSRLRQDGVDPAAIRLTLLAHHYRADWEWTDQVLADAEARLGRWRAAVSRPDGPPAEALVDEVRAALADDLDAPAALAAVDRWAALQQERGGTDIGAPGVVSRAVDALLGVAL